The Esox lucius isolate fEsoLuc1 chromosome 20, fEsoLuc1.pri, whole genome shotgun sequence region GTGCTCTCCTTCCCAGGCGAGCACATGTTAAAGCGCTGCAGCGACGACTTGCCGACAATCTGTGTCCCCTGTTCCAGTGGCTACTATATGAACAACTACAACTTTCAAAGAGATTGCATATCCTGCCAAGGCTGCAGTAAGAGTGGTGAGTTGAGGGGGGGCTCCTTTATTTATGCTGCTGAAGCGTATGCGCTGTGAGAAGAGCCCGCTAACGTGTCGTTCAAAGGAACAGTTATGAAGCTCATACAAAACATTGGTGGGGTTTTCCCTTGTTTTTACCATGGTgggacagtcagagagagagagagagagagagagagagagagagagagagaggggcaatGACAAACACTGAGTCGTTGGGGGGTCGTAACAGGTATGTCTGCTAAGTTACCGCACGCATATCAGTGGTGCTGGGAAGGCGCTAGGAGGAGGGTTAGTGGGAAGACAGAAAACGCCATCTTGCCGGAGAAATATAAAtgtccacaaaataacatgaaagATGAAATGAGTAGATAAGGTTTAAGCGTGTGTGAGACAactatttttaaatgtcaaacgGGAAATCaagaaatgttttaactgtTATTCAATGTAGGGAAattgctgttgtgtgtgtgtgtgtgtgtgtgtctgtgtgtaggaaGGGGTCCGACAGTAATAATATAACTTGAAAACGTTTTTAGTCAAAACCTGTTTCAATTAGGTCACTATGAGTCATTTTGATTTTGAAGATTAGATATGTTCACATTCAGCATGATTTCAGGTTGTTTGACTAAATTTAAAACAGGATGTCAAAGTGTGAAGGTACAGAAACTACTACACAATCTACCACCTGGGctcacctctgtgtgtgtgtgtgtgtgtgtgtgttgcagagctGGAGAAAGTCTCCACCTGTACCACCAAGCAGGACGATGTGTGCAAATGTAAAACAGGCTACCGCTGCAAAGACACTGGACCCTGTCGGGAGTGCGAGAAGATGCCCACAACAACGACAACTAAACACACTAAATTACCCAACACCACATCTACAGCAGTGCCTAGGACACCTAACCCTACAACAAGGCCTGTCACCCCATCTGGTTCTACCCCCATCACAAACCCTGTCCCCACAGGTACACTACAAAACACAGGATTTACAAT contains the following coding sequences:
- the cd27 gene encoding tumor necrosis factor receptor superfamily member 4, which produces MLKRCSDDLPTICVPCSSGYYMNNYNFQRDCISCQGCSKSELEKVSTCTTKQDDVCKCKTGYRCKDTGPCRECEKMPTTTTTKHTKLPNTTSTAVPRTPNPTTRPVTPSGSTPITNPVPTEDRKWIPMFVTAMCLCLLLICMFAVSKLQSILSWIGSRNNFWSPPQKSLAIQSPEEEEVPMPVQEECGKLELLLDV